Within Topomyia yanbarensis strain Yona2022 chromosome 2, ASM3024719v1, whole genome shotgun sequence, the genomic segment TAACACGACCCATAATTAGGTTGATATTCctccaaaatttcgagtggctGGTACTATTGAGCAGATTTACATAATATGACTTTTTACTTGACCTTTTAACTATGTCAACCTTTTTAGTgatatgtttgagtaaaccttGGAGGTGGGGATCATTGGGTTTTTTCCGTACTTTTTTTAGGTAGTTAGATTTCAATTTCATTAGTTTCCAAAGATCATATGACATCCAAGGACAATGTtcattttttgaatttatttctttaGTAAAGGTCTTGGTACATTGCGAGAGCATTGAATTATATGTTGATTGAATATTTGAAAAACGATCCTCGACATCATCTACGCATGATATGCTATCAATATAATGATTGAATATCCTGTTAAGTTTACTATGATCAATTAGTTTCTTGGTGAGTATTTGTTTTTGTCTAATTCCGTTTAATCTTATTGATGATACTACTTGCAAGTGATCGCTAACATCAGTAAAAATAGTATCATTTCGTAGACCAGATGCATATTCTGATTTACACAAAAAATGATCAAGTATGTTGTTACTAGATGGCCGAATTGGGATGGTATTGGTGCAAATGAAACCATAGGATTCCAGAAGATTGCGTTAACGAGAAACAACATTGTTATTTGACAGATTCATAGGTACATTCATATCTCCAATAATGAACCATGGTTTGTTCTTTTTTGAGTTTGACAGCCAGGATTCCAACAGACCATGGAACCTAGTAAAGTCAAATTAAGGTGGTCTgtataggggagagagggtaacaatgaaacacattttttctacaatttaattttgatgataatacttgttatttgtgtaaccaaaagtgatacatagtgccactctgttgttaactaatacatatattttttccagctggtaaaattcacgggaaataaatttttttggataataaacagtcggtggtaaaatgtatcagtgtgccctatgggtaggaactatgaaacacgatgtcgtctatagtgaaatattctacttataaattttattcttttgttttaacgaagaatgatcctaacggtTTGAATTAAAGtcatattgaggcgaaaatcgtttgtttacgaaagaatccactatatcatcgcgtaacatggaaccaccatatatgcatattagctgcaatcctgaaataagagacaatttctacaaaacttgcccaaatttactaattttgcacaatatgagtagtatttactgtggaaaatcggaacccattcacattttgagacagaccacaaaaacaaaaaaaatcactgttccccatacgccatcgttccacagttacccaatgggtctattcatgaaaattgtgaaattacacagaaccatgagaagttaccaaaaaactttgttcgctgcaaatgttgagcataaaatttgctataaatagcaatagactaaacatttattcaatgaatggtaactcataaaggtggaataatgtttttcattgcaaatttactctggctatcacaaaacaaacaaatatccattaaaagagatacagttatcagatctcttccaaaatatagcaacacgtgtaaagaattaaaaatcgtgaaatatgaaggaatgagacgattctgatcatgcattatgattttattgcgaatgtttcatagttcctgctgatccactgttaccctctctcccctacaccTATGATGTCAGCATAGTATCCAACAGCATTAAGCTCAATATGAATAGTATGTAATCCATTGATAACGTCATTTTTGATTATGTTTTGTCCTATTTTCCACTTCGTCTATTATAAACTCTCCAGATAGAGACGAGGATCGGACAGTGGCCAAGGAGGACACAGACCAGTCTGGCGGAGCAACCGGTGGGTTGAAGGTCTCCGAGAACAAAACAAGAGGAACAGGAAGAACTCATAACTTAAGCGGAGCGGCGAAGAAACGCTATGGGTGGCTGCTGAGAAACGGCCACAAACACACTGAAGCGCTAGAATTGGCAAAAATCCCAATAGGGAAGGCACCATCTAAGCGACAGCGTTCGACGGACACGGAGTCGCCGAACAACAGTCGGTGCAGGAAGGAACCGCAACCGAAAAAGATCAAGAATCAGGATCCTAGACAGACACTGGAAACTGAGCAGCGCCCAACATTCAACAAAATAGCCAAGTCGTACTCGATGGCCATCTTTCCGGTTGGGCACCCTGCAAATACCCTCAGCCATGAACAACTGAATGCTACTCGATGCGCGCTGATCGATAGCGTCGTGGAGCAGAGCTCAAGCAATACGAGACCCAAGTTTGGGAAGTGCACCTACAAACAAGGGTATCTCGAAATCTTCTGTGTAGACAAAGATACAGCTAAGTGGCTGAAGGATGCAACAGCTGTAATCAAGCCCTGGGAAGGCGCTTCATTGGAAGCTGTTGAAGCGTCGCAGATTTCAAAACAAGCGCTTTACATCGGGTATTTCCCCGACAGCATCGACAGGTCCGATGGGAACATCCTCCGCCTGGTGCAGAATCAGAACGACAATTTCTACACAGAACGCTGAAAGGTCGTGAAGAGAACTACGGTCCTCCAAATGGTAGAGCTCCTGTTGGTGGTAGATGAGGCTTCAGTGAAACTGATAACCTCCCAACAcaaccagggccggcggatagcgtgggtagtatgggtaatactacccactcgaaaataaccgagtgggtaattacccactcgaaattttggacattttcgtaaatttgaaatttgccaCGTATGTACGTATCGGgcacacatttgaaaatatcgatGCACAACAACTTCATTTACACAAACACACTGCAAGTGatttaatgtaaatgtaatgcaagcgtgtgtattgcgaaaatgagacaaatccctattctattaccctcaccttatgcttactacccactcgtgcTAAAAGTGTAACGCCGGCCCTGAACACAACAAGCTGAACTACGTATTCGGAATGGCTAGAATGCGCCAGCTGAAGGGGGGCCCGACCATCGCCAAACGTGAAAGTTCTAGGCAAGCATGGTCTGTAAAAGCTCCTATGGGTGACCCAACACGGAGCACCTCACAACGGACTTGTGGACTGATCATAGCAAGCCTGCAGCAACGGTAACGAGTGCATCGGCGGCAGCCCGTCTTACGAGCAAAACACAAAAGCACTCTACTGTATGCGGCTCACGAACTGATACGCAAGGTAGAGATggttgggttcgggtttttggacccgaaacccggacccgacccgaacccgacgggtttcgggtcaggatcgggttctgtaaatttaagcttctcgggttcgggtcgggttctgggttttcaaatttgaaattctcgggatcgggtcgggtccgggtttatgAAAGCTTggattttcgggctcgggtcgggttcgggtttttcaaattagaaattatcggggtcgggtcgggttcgggttttgaacaaaacaacccatccatttcatgacactgtttgcgtctatacacaaaacgcagtcttttgtatacttcgtaatacgaatgtatgacacatataaccgtaccaaatgttagcacctctgaatcgctagaattcgtcgtattttctggtgctcaaatactGTATTTCTccattcttgcataaaattccgtctcttcagattcgcaaactacctgaattatttaattttttaaacgaacattcatgaaagatcattcaacaatacgcgtttcacatctaaaatctctttgagtattatttttcatgataattagtaataaacaaagtcaacaggaatttatcggaaaatatcggttcaactttctataatggaaaataaatttcgacaggtactttaaaaccgatacttacccactgagacgtccaaaaaattgtttcaaaatcgttcaacacgggtccaacgatggacgttcgtagaacggttatttggacgttgtccaaattggtccaacgaacgtccttcattggacgattttgaaaccaaccattCTTAGAGGGtaggccgcggcgactttttctctacgtaaacggttttgtggggtacattcgtaccccagaactaaaatcgctctagtaggtctaatttttattaaatttataataaaattggatagttttattctgaaatcgttcgtaaagtaacctgtttaaaaatattcgtgttttgactatttaagtatgtaatatttcatgttgtatagaacaagtctttaaaatacgtcaaaattcccttgtttcttcatattgctataactccggtagtttcaaatcgattttgatcttttatacgacgttgtaaagcttattaaatttccttttgaacaatttttttccaaaaccgGTCAGaaagtatatttattccgatacttttttgaaaaccaaacgccaacacaaatgttaaaaatacagcaatatgcagtaacagagatgaaacaggaaggcgtcgaaggaataggtagagccggtgcattgtacgtgtatagATTTagatcatattcacgaatgtgttttgactctttcatccgcaaaagcaaatATTACGATCCcgatccaaacgcattttctagttactttgctatagtgctttgttataccaaataacagatactattattcagcagagttggaacttatacaattttacacaagtttctcgcttactatgtatctatattttacttttaaaaaaatatatattttttttttgaattgtgtacatatgacaaaacactaacgctaaCGGTTttatggggtacatttgtatcccaaacaaactttaatcaagcactgttaaattggtcaaatgaaacaaataggttgtacctaccttcacggaagtttaataatcaaattggtttatgataaagatttctCGCAATTAAAataacggaaaaataaggatttggactctttgttccatcagacctaaacctagcttcacttccgccaggtttcgtcGTTCATGACACCCATATGGTGATGGGATAATAGCAccattatcaaatcagtggtacatatatgatacaagcactttctgtcagattgttcccgggctgagctgttgcatgatccggcttccttcatgaaaatacatgtatttccacgaacttaacgaaatgatcgcaaaaattttgtgtgttctgttgaagcaattaccggatttttaaaattttggagtcgttccgagagctccattggagatgtcgaagcatctctattggcgcgcataccgtataatctgaaccataaaataacttagatacccaatcatagatcgtcctaacgctaatgatgggacatcaagaacacgtcagaaaatgattgatacccttcgatgcaggtttgaccgttccaaccagtaacgtgggtgacgtcatgtaaactgtcgaatacgaattgccaattgtcatagcttaatttaatacatataataaattatacgatactgccttgcaggaatggtttctgataaaaaatcagaaattttggttaattacaacgggcaaggttgttggaaactgtgaccattaagctttctgtttccccatgagttggccgccgatttaacttaatttccggttaagatatcaacgatttatcaagtttctcagcacgttacaaatttgacgttcaataatagtaaatataaatgcggattctactcggcagtgatttgtttttccaTATGCAGATAGAACccaatgcgtatggtgctacttcagattcgagtgattctactattcttagatgagtcaagggtccaggtcgggtgcctagaattaaaaatcttcgagatctttggttgattctccgtattagcatGTTGGatcggatcgggcttctcaaattttaaattttcgggttcgggtcgggttcgggttttacaaaattttcattctcgggtcgggttcgggttttacaaaattttcattctcgggtacgggtcgggttcgggtttttaagttttaaaatcttcaggctcgggtcgggttcgggtttttttcaaattttataatttcgggctcgggtcgggttcgggtttttaaattttcatgcgctcgggttcgggtcgggttcgggtttgaaaaaattgaaacccgaccatctgcAAGGAGAGGATCGAAAACCCCCTGCAGACGAAGGTGCGCAAACGGCAAGAGCCGAAGCAAATACTGGGCCAAAAAATGCCACTAGAACGTTGAACAGCACACAGCTTGTGACTAGCCGTCGGTACAATGAAGGAGGCGAAGAATTGGCCCCAAAAAACGACGGTAAAGTAACACCCAAAAAATGAGCAGCATtcgcaaaaaaagttttcatgtcgtcgctgttgtgctatcttatgacaaacgccattttggggtaaactgagttggaTAAGGCACATTACTTGTCTATAATCTCTACAAAGTTGCGTTTAcataattttgacattctgcttggttgcTGAGATAATGCGAGAAACGtgttgagaaatttttatttttttcgttcaaattactgtgtctggggattggctcaaattatcttgatgtacaagacaatgactgggcagtgcgtaagcctctcgtacctgaaggcataaaatagaccccacttgcggtccttagcttcctgcccagtaactcctagccctggcctcctcgtggcgtcgactgggatacgagtaaccttagtgaagatcgggtaaccaaccccggtgggaactttggtcgtatgctggcagggaagggggggttacccttcttcggaaggtgtaaacctgtcctggtgcccaggtgggaccttaagcagtcctggcacgatggcccaccggcgagacaggtggttggcgtaggccctataagccaccccttaaaaaacccacataacgaacaatacagaagagaatacgacccagaacaatcggcaacgacccaggcgacgaataaaggatcacgattggaaactcggaacatggaactgcagatcgctcggcttcgcaggatgtgacaggataatctacgacgagctacacccccgcaacttcgatatcgtggcgctgcaggaactttgctggacgggacagaaggtgtggaaaagcgggcatcgagcggctaccttctaccagagctgtggtacaaccaacgagctgggaaccggcttcatagtgctgggcaagatgcgccaacgtgtgatcgggtggcagccgatcaacgcaaggatgtgcaagttgaggatcaaaggccgtttcttcaactacagcatcatcaacgtgcactgcccacacgaagggagacccgacgacgagaaagaagcgttctacatgcagctggagcagacatacgacggttgccctctgcgagacgtgaaaattgtcatcggcgacatgaacgcacaggtaggaagggaggcaatgtacagaccggtgatcgggcccaacagcctgcattccgtatcaaatgacaacggccaacgatgtgtgaacttcgcagcctcccgtggaatggtagtccgaagcac encodes:
- the LOC131679670 gene encoding uncharacterized protein LOC131679670 — protein: FSTSSIINSPDRDEDRTVAKEDTDQSGGATGGLKVSENKTRGTGRTHNLSGAAKKRYGWLLRNGHKHTEALELAKIPIGKAPSKRQRSTDTESPNNSRCRKEPQPKKIKNQDPRQTLETEQRPTFNKIAKSYSMAIFPVGHPANTLSHEQLNATRCALIDSVVEQSSSNTRPKFGKCTYKQGYLEIFCVDKDTAKWLKDATAVIKPWEGASLEAVEASQISKQALYIGYFPDSIDRSDGNILRLVQNQNDNFYTER